Genomic segment of Panicum virgatum strain AP13 chromosome 9N, P.virgatum_v5, whole genome shotgun sequence:
gggacctcgttgcaaatttaaagaaaaaaaattacacttagggcctgtcgccctatgggggacCGGGgagtatttttgaaaattttcaaaacgaacatatatttttgaaattttgatttttttaaaatataaaaaagaaaaaagcgcgacCAGCGCTGACTACACCACTCGTTTTGTGGATGGGTTGAAAAGTGAAATTCGCTCTGCTGTAGTAATTCAGCGTCCTCCCGATGTAGATACTGCTTGTGTTCTTGCTCTGTTGCAGGAGGAGGTCCTGGATCGTGATCGGCAAACCCATGTTCGGCCGTTTCTGTTTTCTTCGGCTGCTCGTCAACCGGCCAAGACACCTCTGCCATTGCCTTTGCCTCCGGCACCAGACAAGATCAGTGCCACAGTTCCTGCAACTGACAGGCGTGCTCCTGAACCTACTCGTGGCAGGCCGTATGATGATAAATTGGCTGCTCTGCGTTCTTATCGTCGTGCCAAGGGGCTGTGTATTAAGTGTGATGAGAAATGGCATCCTGATCACAAATGTCCTGACTCTGTTCAGCTGCATGTGCTCCAGGAAGTgtttgatcttctccagcttgAAGAGGAACCAGTTGATGAGGAGGTGGCCTCTCAGCATCATTCTGAACAGCTGTTTTGTGCCTTGTCCGATAGTGCTGTGTCAGGTACAGAAGGTCCTCGAACAATGAAATTCCAGGGTTCCATTCAGGGGTTGCCAATTCTTATTCTTATTGACTCTGGTAGCTCTCATACCTTCATCAGTTCTACAGTGGCATCTAAGTTATCAGT
This window contains:
- the LOC120688829 gene encoding uncharacterized protein LOC120688829, whose product is MGPPGAANDQRNTAARTDGGGRLSCSGTCLSEKSATSADYTTRFVDGLKSEIRSAVVIQRPPDVDTACVLALLQEEVLDRDRQTHVRPFLFSSAARQPAKTPLPLPLPPAPDKISATVPATDRRAPEPTRGRPYDDKLAALRSYRRAKGLCIKCDEKWHPDHKCPDSVQLHVLQEVFDLLQLEEEPVDEEVASQHHSEQLFCALSDSAVSGTEGPRTMKFQGSIQGLPILILIDSGSSHTFISSTVASKLSVHSQLPAPIGILVANGNYLQCTTQLLQAEWLVLGCCFQTDMKIIPLSHYDLIVGMDWLEIFSPMKVHWQHCSFGPRSILSDSTEGS